A single genomic interval of Pseudopipra pipra isolate bDixPip1 chromosome 29, bDixPip1.hap1, whole genome shotgun sequence harbors:
- the LOC135404018 gene encoding keratin-associated protein 5-1-like produces the protein MIYSSGRESYFNLNSTWYDPSGSWLDTRRTPFRYGYANCCSSGCDSEGVEGMRGHDYRHYGYRQPGCSEGGQGYGSSECCHGGSACVRRPTYSCGSSGGCQGYGRSVCSERCQGSAGGCQGYGRSVCSERCQGSSGSCHGGGSSCVRRPTYSSGSSGGCQGYGRSVCSETCHGSGYQGGKVSYGKASQCIPQCVPQSSPKCIPQSAPKCAPKCIPQSAPKCIPQSAPKCAPKCVPVQTCPPPVQTCPPPVQVCPRPVQVCPPPVQVCPPPVQVCPPPVQVCPPPAQVCPPPVQVCPPQIQQGCVPVPKGIPRQQQKQVCKIPARKIK, from the coding sequence ATGATCTACTCTTCTGGAAGAGAATCCTACTTCAACCTGAACTCCACCTGGTACGACCCCTCGGGGTCGTGGCTGGACACCCGGCGCACCCCGTTCCGCTACGGCTACGCCAACTGCTGCTCCTCAGGCTGTGACAGTGAGGGGGTCGAGGGCATGAGGGGCCACGACTACCGGCACTACGGCTACAGGCAGCCCGGCTGCTCCGAGGGGGGCCAGGGCTACGGCTCCTCCGAGTGCTGCCACGGGGGCTCCGCCTGCGTCCGGAGACCCACCTACAGCTGCGGCTCCTCGGGGGGCTGCCAGGGCTACGGGAGGTCCGTCTGCTCCGAGAGGTGCCAGGGATCAGCAGGGGGCTGCCAGGGCTACGGGAGGTCCGTCTGCTCCGAGAGGTGCCAGGGATCATCCGGCTCGTGCCACGGAGGGGGCTCGAGCTGTGTCAGGAGACCCACGTACAGCTCGGGGTCGTCAGGGGGGTGCCAGGGCTACGGCAGGTCGGTGTGCTCGGAGACGTGCCACGGCTCGGGGTACCAGGGGGGCAAGGTGAGCTATGGGAAGGCCTCACAGTGCATCCCACAGTGTGTCCCGCAGAGCAGCCCCAAGTGCATCCCACAGAGCGCCCCAAAGTGTGCCCCAAAGTGCATCCCACAGAGTGCCCCAAAGTGCATCCCACAGAGTGCCCCAAAGTGTGCCCCAAAGTGTGTCCCAGTGCAGACCTGTCCCCCTCCAGTGCAGACCTGTCCCCCTCCAGTGCAGGTCTGTCCCCGTCCAGTGCAGGTCTGTCCCCCGCCAGTGCAGGTCTGTCCTCCTCCAGTGCAGGTCTGTCCTCCTCCAGTGCAGGTCTGTCCTCCTCCAGCGCAGGTTTGTCCCCCTCCAGTGCAGGTTTGTCCCCCTCAAATCCAGCAAGGCTGTGTGCCCGTGCCAAAGGGCAtcccaaggcagcagcagaagcaggtcTGCAAAATTCCAGCCCGGAAGATAAAGTAG